A DNA window from Paraclostridium bifermentans contains the following coding sequences:
- a CDS encoding sodium:solute symporter — protein sequence MVGFTMIDFAILVVYLLAVLLAGLHFSKKEMKGKEFFKGDGTIPWWVTSVSIFATLLSPISFLSLAGNSYGGTWILWFAQLGIFIAIPLTIKFFLPLYSRLDLDTAYQYLEIRYQSKGLRVLGALMFIVYQIGRMSIIMYLPSIVLADLTGISVNVLIIVMGVIAIIYSYTGGLKSVLWTDFIQGVVLIVGVTGTLFFLISNIQGGFGTVVDTLATGEKFLGQNDVLFDPNILKTSVFIIFVGAGLNTFSSYVSSQDIVQRFTTTTDLKQLKKMTYGNGVLSIGLATVFFLIGTCLFIFYNQNPELAQTVKQDQIFASYIAYQLPVGVTGILLAAIYAASQSTLSTGLNSVATSWTLDIQTLISKDMSFEKQTKIAQYISLGVGILSIGISIVLANGEIKSAYEWFNSFMGLVLGVLAGIFVLGAFCKNATKFGAYAGFVVSAIIVVYLKYNVPEVSSWAYSLITITTSVVVGQISSMIQLKVTNKSNDVKSESTVYYESN from the coding sequence ATGGTTGGTTTTACAATGATAGATTTTGCAATACTAGTAGTTTACTTATTGGCAGTATTACTAGCTGGACTTCATTTTTCAAAAAAAGAGATGAAAGGAAAAGAATTCTTCAAAGGTGATGGAACTATTCCTTGGTGGGTTACTTCAGTTTCGATTTTCGCAACATTATTAAGTCCAATTTCATTCTTATCATTAGCGGGTAATTCTTATGGAGGAACTTGGATACTTTGGTTTGCACAATTAGGTATATTTATTGCAATACCACTAACAATAAAATTTTTCTTACCGTTATATAGTAGGTTGGATTTAGATACAGCATACCAATACTTAGAAATCAGATATCAAAGTAAAGGTCTTAGAGTTTTAGGAGCATTAATGTTTATCGTATATCAAATAGGAAGAATGTCTATAATTATGTACTTACCATCAATAGTACTAGCAGATCTTACTGGTATATCAGTAAATGTACTTATAATAGTTATGGGTGTAATAGCGATTATTTATTCATACACAGGTGGGTTAAAGTCAGTTTTATGGACAGATTTTATACAAGGGGTAGTACTTATAGTCGGAGTAACAGGTACTCTATTTTTCTTAATATCGAATATACAAGGTGGATTTGGAACTGTTGTTGATACATTAGCAACAGGAGAAAAATTCTTAGGTCAAAACGATGTTTTATTTGATCCTAACATATTAAAGACGAGTGTTTTTATAATATTTGTAGGAGCAGGGCTTAATACATTCTCATCTTATGTATCAAGTCAAGATATAGTACAGAGATTTACAACTACAACAGACTTGAAGCAATTAAAAAAGATGACTTACGGAAATGGTGTATTATCAATAGGTTTAGCAACGGTATTTTTCTTAATTGGAACTTGTTTATTTATATTCTATAATCAAAATCCAGAACTTGCACAAACAGTTAAGCAAGATCAAATTTTTGCTTCATATATAGCATATCAATTGCCAGTTGGAGTAACGGGAATATTATTAGCGGCAATTTATGCAGCGAGTCAATCTACTTTATCAACTGGTCTTAACTCAGTTGCAACAAGTTGGACATTAGATATACAAACTCTAATTAGCAAAGACATGAGTTTTGAAAAGCAAACAAAAATTGCACAATACATATCTCTTGGAGTAGGAATACTATCAATAGGGATCTCTATAGTATTAGCAAATGGAGAAATAAAGTCAGCATATGAATGGTTTAATAGTTTTATGGGATTAGTATTAGGTGTATTAGCAGGTATATTCGTACTAGGAGCATTTTGTAAAAATGCTACAAAGTTTGGAGCATATGCTGGGTTTGTAGTATCAGCTATAATAGTTGTTTACTTAAAATATAATGTTCCAGAAGTTAGTTCTTGGGCATATTCTCTTATAACAATAACAACTTCAGTTGTAGTAGGTCAAATATCTAGTATGATACAATTGAAAGTAACTAATAAATCTAATGATGTTAAGTCTGAGTCAACAGTTTACTATGAATCTAATTAG
- a CDS encoding N-acetylneuraminate lyase: protein MKGIYSALLVSFDKEGNINEKGLRQIVRHNIDNCKIDGLYVGGSTGENFMLSTDEKKRIFEIAKDEAKNDVKLIAQVGSVNLKEAVELAKFTTDLGYDAISAVTPFYYKFDFQEIKHYYETIINSVDNKLIIYSIPFLTGVNMSLDQFGELFENEKIIGVKFTAADFYLLERMRKRFPDKLIYAGFDEMMLPATVLGVDGAIGSTFNVNGVRARQIFELAKEGKVAEALEIQHITNDLITDILNNGLYQTIKAILEEQGVEAGYCRQPMKEATNEMIAKAKEINNKYFK from the coding sequence ATGAAAGGAATATACTCAGCATTATTAGTATCATTTGATAAAGAAGGAAATATAAATGAAAAGGGCTTAAGACAAATAGTAAGACACAATATAGATAATTGTAAAATAGATGGACTTTATGTAGGGGGATCTACAGGAGAGAACTTTATGTTATCTACGGATGAGAAAAAGAGAATCTTTGAGATAGCTAAAGATGAAGCTAAGAATGATGTAAAATTAATAGCTCAAGTAGGATCTGTTAATTTAAAAGAAGCTGTAGAGCTTGCTAAATTTACTACTGATTTGGGATATGATGCAATAAGCGCTGTTACACCATTTTATTACAAATTTGATTTCCAAGAAATAAAACATTATTATGAAACAATAATAAATTCAGTAGATAATAAATTAATAATATATTCAATACCATTTTTAACTGGTGTTAATATGAGTTTAGACCAATTTGGTGAATTATTTGAAAATGAAAAAATAATAGGAGTTAAATTTACAGCAGCAGACTTTTACTTATTAGAAAGAATGAGAAAAAGATTCCCAGACAAACTAATATATGCTGGATTTGATGAAATGATGTTACCAGCTACTGTACTTGGAGTTGATGGAGCTATAGGTTCTACATTTAATGTAAATGGAGTTAGAGCAAGACAAATATTTGAGTTAGCTAAAGAAGGAAAAGTAGCAGAAGCTCTAGAGATACAACATATAACTAATGATTTAATAACAGATATATTAAACAATGGATTATATCAGACAATAAAAGCTATACTTGAGGAACAAGGTGTGGAAGCTGGATATTGTAGACAACCTATGAAAGAAGCTACAAATGAAATGATAGCAAAGGCAAAAGAGATTAACAATAAATACTTTAAATAA
- a CDS encoding N-acetylmannosamine-6-phosphate 2-epimerase: MLDIIKNKLIVSCQALEDEPLHSPFVMGKMASAAKEGGAVAIRAQGVEDIKEIKKATSLPVVGIIKRNYKDSEIYITPTKKEIDELLTSGCEMIAIDATNRKRPNNENLKDLIDYIKSKNILIMADISNYEEGVNAQELGVDCISTTLSGYTSYTKSIDGPDFELMRTLVENLHIPIVAEGRINTPQDLQEAYKTGVYSAVVGSAITRPQIITAKFANAINI; encoded by the coding sequence ATGTTAGATATTATTAAAAATAAACTGATAGTATCATGCCAAGCTTTAGAAGATGAACCGCTACATAGCCCATTTGTAATGGGTAAAATGGCTAGTGCAGCTAAAGAAGGTGGAGCTGTAGCAATTAGAGCTCAAGGGGTTGAAGATATAAAAGAAATTAAAAAAGCAACATCGCTTCCTGTTGTAGGAATTATAAAGAGGAACTATAAAGATTCAGAAATATATATAACTCCTACAAAGAAGGAAATAGATGAACTTTTAACAAGTGGATGTGAAATGATAGCAATAGATGCAACTAATCGTAAAAGGCCTAATAATGAAAATTTAAAAGATCTTATCGATTATATAAAAAGTAAAAATATTTTAATTATGGCGGATATATCCAATTACGAGGAGGGAGTAAATGCTCAAGAGTTAGGTGTAGATTGTATATCCACTACATTGTCAGGTTATACTTCGTACACCAAAAGTATAGATGGACCTGATTTTGAATTGATGAGAACACTTGTTGAGAATTTACATATACCTATTGTTGCCGAAGGAAGGATAAATACTCCTCAAGATTTACAGGAAGCTTATAAAACAGGTGTATATTCAGCAGTTGTAGGGTCCGCAATTACAAGACCTCAAATTATTACAGCAAAATTTGCAAATGCAATAAACATATAA
- a CDS encoding uroporphyrinogen decarboxylase family protein, with amino-acid sequence MSDYKDEMNAIERKAAYFRGERVDRLPCSLMFEETAAVYAGIDVEEYYFDSDKMLEAEKYIVRELGVESAGINVTLRGMGEAFGSKMGYNSDRASHLIEPALKDYKMLQHMDIVNPLKDGRLPIILDSLGKIKKELGKEVSIGSGVSGPISAASAVRGTTNLVRDMIKDKENLHKLLDLMTECNLAYAKEVYERYGLVCGIGDPISSADLISPKQFREFAKPYLEKTINGIYKITGQKTTLHICGKTKGIWKDIADMNLSAFSVDNCEDIELLKNVIGDKMCIIGNIDPVSIVRNGSIDDVYSSVKECIGKASDSPNGYIVASGCDIPAGAPIENIKAVTEATKKYSRGIKMGESIN; translated from the coding sequence ATGAGCGATTATAAAGATGAAATGAATGCAATTGAAAGAAAAGCTGCGTACTTTAGAGGGGAAAGGGTAGATAGATTACCGTGTAGTTTAATGTTTGAGGAAACTGCAGCGGTTTATGCAGGTATAGATGTAGAAGAATATTATTTTGATTCTGACAAAATGTTAGAAGCTGAAAAATATATAGTAAGGGAACTTGGAGTAGAGAGTGCTGGAATCAATGTTACGCTAAGAGGTATGGGTGAAGCGTTTGGAAGTAAAATGGGATATAATTCAGATAGGGCATCACATTTAATCGAACCAGCATTAAAGGATTACAAAATGTTACAGCACATGGATATAGTAAATCCATTAAAGGATGGAAGATTACCAATAATACTGGATTCTTTAGGAAAAATAAAAAAAGAATTAGGAAAAGAAGTAAGTATCGGAAGTGGGGTATCAGGTCCGATTAGTGCAGCTTCAGCTGTTAGAGGTACTACAAATTTAGTTAGAGATATGATTAAGGATAAAGAAAACTTACATAAATTATTAGATTTAATGACAGAGTGCAATTTAGCTTATGCAAAAGAAGTATATGAACGTTATGGACTAGTTTGTGGAATTGGAGATCCAATATCTTCAGCTGATTTAATAAGTCCGAAACAGTTTCGAGAATTTGCAAAACCATATCTTGAAAAAACTATAAATGGAATTTATAAAATTACTGGACAGAAAACAACATTACATATTTGTGGAAAAACAAAAGGTATTTGGAAAGATATTGCAGATATGAATTTATCTGCATTCAGTGTAGATAATTGTGAAGATATAGAGCTTCTTAAAAATGTAATTGGAGATAAAATGTGTATAATAGGAAATATAGATCCTGTATCAATAGTAAGAAATGGATCTATAGATGATGTATACTCAAGTGTTAAGGAATGTATAGGAAAAGCTAGTGATAGTCCTAATGGATATATAGTAGCTTCTGGCTGTGATATACCTGCAGGAGCTCCAATTGAAAATATAAAAGCCGTTACAGAAGCTACTAAGAAATATAGTAGGGGAATAAAAATGGGAGAAAGTATAAATTAA
- a CDS encoding peptidylprolyl isomerase, with product MENKNPIVTIEMENGKQIKVELYPHIAPNTVKNFVSLVESGYYDGVTFHRVIPGFMIQGGCPDGNGMGGPGYSIRGEFTQNGHTNNLKHDRGVISMARTMAPNSAGSQFFLMHANSPHLDGQYASFGRIIEGIEVVDEIASVRTDRMDKPQTPQVMKKVTVETFGKDYSDVEKM from the coding sequence ATGGAAAATAAAAACCCTATAGTAACTATAGAAATGGAAAATGGAAAGCAAATAAAAGTTGAGTTATATCCACATATAGCTCCTAATACTGTTAAAAACTTTGTATCTTTAGTAGAATCAGGATACTATGATGGAGTTACATTCCACAGAGTTATACCTGGATTTATGATACAAGGTGGATGCCCTGATGGAAATGGAATGGGTGGACCAGGATACTCAATAAGAGGAGAATTCACTCAAAATGGACATACTAACAACTTAAAGCATGATAGAGGAGTTATATCAATGGCTAGAACAATGGCTCCAAACTCAGCTGGATCACAATTTTTCTTAATGCATGCTAATTCTCCACACTTAGATGGACAATATGCATCATTTGGTAGAATAATTGAAGGTATAGAAGTTGTAGATGAAATAGCTTCTGTAAGAACAGATAGAATGGACAAGCCTCAAACTCCACAAGTAATGAAAAAAGTTACTGTTGAGACATTTGGAAAAGACTATTCAGACGTAGAAAAAATGTAG
- a CDS encoding ATP/GTP-binding protein: MATKRIAVLGGPRCGKTTLIQHLYVEMKIAGLDVGYALEYSTDYLRDKGMIETISEQYGIYLGQKKIEDDLSGFEYALTDYATFVPYVYGRFMLGDRKRTNKEIQILKDLYCLAIEDIQNYDMIVYVPRQFGYVKDGVRWQDESIAIQIDEAILSFLKSENINYVEVSGSTKDRAKQILDLLDIKYEETELLDSTDEK, translated from the coding sequence ATGGCAACTAAAAGAATTGCTGTACTAGGTGGACCTAGATGTGGAAAGACAACATTAATACAACATTTATACGTTGAAATGAAAATAGCAGGCTTAGATGTAGGTTATGCGTTAGAGTACTCAACAGACTATTTAAGAGACAAAGGTATGATAGAAACTATATCTGAACAATATGGTATATACTTAGGTCAAAAGAAAATAGAAGATGATTTATCAGGGTTTGAATATGCACTAACTGATTATGCTACATTTGTACCATATGTATATGGAAGATTTATGTTAGGTGACAGAAAAAGAACTAATAAAGAAATTCAAATTTTAAAAGACTTATATTGTCTAGCTATAGAAGATATACAAAACTATGATATGATAGTTTATGTTCCAAGACAATTTGGATATGTTAAAGATGGAGTTAGATGGCAAGATGAAAGTATTGCTATACAAATAGATGAAGCTATATTAAGTTTCTTAAAGTCTGAGAATATAAATTATGTAGAAGTATCAGGATCTACTAAAGATAGAGCAAAACAAATTTTAGATTTATTAGATATTAAATACGAAGAAACTGAATTGTTAGATTCAACTGATGAAAAATAA
- a CDS encoding patatin-like phospholipase family protein: MKIGLCLAGGGAKGAFQAGVIYGLCERGLDFDVISGTSIGAINGYYIYTKNVNKLKEMWINIQTIGENGVKIVDNTVDNSLAIDLLSKLEDNSKIKKNFYVNYVQIDNSRMNEVVVDISKESYEQGLDSIKYSSLLPFRPSKDLSPSEQFKKDLMDGIYNGYKLDGGMINNTLLKPLIDEKVDKIVLITMKKDFEVPDYVKQSYKEENIIVVKPNIEFSKNATLNFEGEFCKQIFNEGYEISKSLIF; the protein is encoded by the coding sequence ATGAAAATAGGATTATGTTTAGCTGGTGGTGGAGCTAAAGGAGCCTTTCAAGCAGGTGTGATATATGGATTATGTGAAAGAGGTTTAGACTTTGATGTAATATCAGGAACTTCAATAGGAGCAATAAATGGTTATTACATATACACAAAAAATGTTAACAAGTTGAAAGAAATGTGGATAAATATTCAGACAATTGGTGAAAACGGTGTCAAAATAGTTGATAATACTGTGGATAACTCTTTAGCAATTGATTTATTAAGCAAACTTGAGGATAACTCTAAAATTAAGAAAAACTTCTATGTAAATTATGTGCAAATTGATAATTCAAGAATGAATGAAGTTGTAGTAGATATATCAAAAGAAAGTTATGAGCAAGGCCTAGACAGTATAAAGTATAGTTCACTACTTCCTTTTAGACCTTCAAAAGATTTAAGTCCATCGGAGCAATTTAAAAAAGATTTAATGGATGGAATATATAATGGATATAAATTAGATGGAGGAATGATAAATAATACGTTATTAAAACCATTGATAGATGAAAAAGTTGATAAAATTGTATTAATAACTATGAAGAAAGATTTTGAAGTACCAGATTATGTAAAGCAGTCGTATAAGGAAGAAAATATAATTGTAGTAAAACCTAATATAGAATTTAGTAAAAATGCTACTTTAAATTTTGAAGGAGAATTTTGTAAACAAATTTTTAATGAAGGATATGAAATATCTAAATCTTTAATATTCTAG
- a CDS encoding M18 family aminopeptidase: MNSKEFARNLIGFIEKSPTAFHSVETSEELLKLNGFKKLDSREEWKLEQDGKYYTTKNSSAIVAFTINTNNLKEDGFRIIGSHSDSPSFRVKPNPEMEAEKTYLKLNTECYGGPILNTWLDRPLAIAGRVVLKGESVLRPEETLVNINKPICIIPNLAIHMNREVNEGVALNKQKDMLPLVGLLNDSLEKDNFLLKTIAKELGRKIEEIIDFDLFLYEYEKGMLIGPNEEMISCGRLDNLSMAHASLHALIDAKSLNGVNVVAVFDNEEVGSSTKQGADSNMLLNVLERISLCLGQNREEFFRSLYSSFIISADLAHAVHPNVGEKHDPTNRPVMGKGPVIKINANQAYTSDSQSIAVYKTICKEAGVNCQEFVNRSDVRGGSTIGPISSTHIDIPSVDVGSPILAMHSIRELGCVEDHMDIYKTFKKFYEL, encoded by the coding sequence ATGAATTCAAAAGAATTTGCAAGAAACTTAATAGGGTTTATAGAGAAAAGCCCTACAGCTTTTCACTCAGTAGAAACATCTGAAGAGTTATTAAAATTAAATGGGTTTAAAAAACTTGACTCAAGAGAAGAATGGAAACTAGAGCAAGATGGAAAATACTATACAACTAAAAACTCATCAGCAATAGTTGCATTTACCATAAACACTAACAATTTAAAAGAAGATGGATTTAGAATAATAGGATCACATTCAGATTCTCCATCTTTTAGAGTTAAGCCAAATCCAGAAATGGAAGCTGAAAAAACTTACTTAAAATTAAATACAGAATGCTATGGAGGTCCTATACTAAATACATGGTTAGATAGACCGTTAGCAATAGCAGGAAGAGTTGTACTTAAAGGAGAAAGTGTATTAAGACCTGAAGAAACTTTAGTAAATATAAATAAACCTATATGTATAATTCCTAATTTAGCAATACACATGAATAGAGAAGTTAATGAAGGTGTAGCTCTTAACAAGCAAAAAGACATGTTACCATTAGTGGGATTATTAAATGATTCTCTAGAAAAAGATAACTTCCTTTTAAAAACTATAGCTAAAGAATTAGGAAGAAAAATAGAAGAAATTATTGATTTTGATTTATTTTTATACGAATATGAAAAAGGCATGTTAATAGGGCCTAATGAAGAAATGATATCTTGTGGAAGATTAGATAACCTATCAATGGCGCATGCTAGTTTACATGCACTTATAGATGCTAAATCATTAAATGGAGTGAATGTAGTTGCTGTATTTGATAATGAAGAAGTTGGAAGTTCAACTAAGCAAGGTGCTGATTCTAATATGCTATTAAATGTATTAGAAAGAATATCTTTATGTTTAGGTCAAAATAGAGAAGAATTTTTTAGAAGTTTATATTCTTCATTTATAATATCTGCAGACCTTGCACATGCAGTTCATCCTAATGTAGGAGAGAAGCATGACCCAACAAATAGACCTGTTATGGGGAAAGGGCCTGTTATAAAAATAAATGCAAACCAAGCTTATACTAGTGATAGCCAATCTATAGCTGTGTATAAAACTATATGCAAAGAAGCAGGAGTAAACTGCCAAGAATTTGTTAATAGATCTGATGTAAGAGGTGGAAGCACAATTGGACCTATATCATCTACTCATATAGATATACCATCTGTTGATGTTGGAAGTCCAATATTAGCTATGCACTCTATAAGAGAATTAGGATGCGTAGAAGATCATATGGATATATATAAAACTTTTAAAAAGTTTTATGAATTATAA
- a CDS encoding DUF3553 domain-containing protein, whose amino-acid sequence MDIDSLNPAQKEAVLKTEGPVLILAGAGSGKTRVLTTRIAHLMKNKGVHPSNILAITFTNKAANEMKERVEETIDSDVKDMWITTFHSCCVRILRKDINRIGYNRSFVIYDSSDQVTLVKDCLKELNLSDKSFEPKVVISYISGAKDKLLSPKEYKDMHRNDARMSKIADVYTLYQDRLKRNSALDFDDLIIKTVELLKTEESVLAYYINKFRYIMVDEYQDTSKAQYEFIKLLAKEHQNICVVGDDDQSIYGWRGADIRNILEFERDYDDVHVVKLEQNYRSTQVILDAANTVISNNIERKRKKLWSEQKEGEKIKIQVTSDEIEEADFVADNIWRIHRKQNKPFKDFAVLYRANAQARAIEDALNRSQIPYNIYGGTKFYERKEIKDLVAYLRVLQNVQDDISLKRIINVPKRGIGLRTIEKIEDRASLKQESIFSVLLDVDTNSDISTKARANINGFVDLVGTLRVIKDAYSVSKLIEKVLDVTGYLDELEKDKNEDAQDRIDNLKEFISIAIEFENTSEEKDLETFLTNVALTSTESDDEENDRVSLMTIHTSKGLEFPVVHLVGMEEGLFPISRAVRSMSESDIEEERRLCYVGITRAKKELFMTLTKKRTLYGKTNPSIQSRFMEELPEECIEKLNKEEHELSYSKANYNILDKYKQKYMKSMNKASVANKVHATIKENKPEPTSDDIKLGSKVYHPKFGVGTVVAAVGSDLTIAFNNQGIKKINKEYTTLDLL is encoded by the coding sequence ATGGATATAGATTCACTAAACCCCGCCCAAAAAGAAGCGGTATTAAAAACAGAAGGGCCAGTGCTTATATTAGCAGGAGCTGGTTCAGGAAAAACGAGAGTTTTAACAACAAGAATAGCTCATCTTATGAAAAATAAAGGAGTACATCCTAGTAATATATTAGCAATAACATTTACAAATAAAGCTGCAAATGAAATGAAGGAAAGAGTTGAAGAAACTATAGATTCGGATGTCAAAGATATGTGGATAACAACTTTCCATTCATGCTGTGTTAGAATTCTTAGAAAAGATATAAATAGAATCGGATATAATAGATCTTTCGTTATATATGATAGCTCAGACCAAGTTACTTTAGTTAAAGATTGTTTAAAGGAATTAAACTTAAGTGATAAATCTTTTGAACCTAAAGTAGTTATAAGTTATATTTCTGGAGCAAAAGATAAATTATTAAGTCCTAAAGAATATAAAGATATGCATAGAAATGATGCGAGAATGAGTAAAATTGCAGATGTATATACTTTATACCAAGACCGTTTAAAAAGAAATAGTGCACTAGACTTTGATGATTTAATAATAAAAACTGTTGAGTTACTAAAAACGGAAGAAAGTGTACTAGCATACTATATAAATAAATTTAGATATATAATGGTAGATGAGTATCAAGATACAAGTAAAGCTCAATATGAATTTATAAAGTTGCTAGCTAAAGAGCATCAAAACATATGTGTTGTTGGAGATGATGACCAAAGTATATATGGATGGAGAGGTGCAGATATAAGAAATATACTTGAATTTGAAAGAGACTATGATGATGTTCATGTAGTAAAATTAGAACAAAATTATAGATCAACTCAAGTTATATTAGATGCAGCTAATACAGTTATCTCTAATAATATAGAAAGAAAGAGAAAAAAACTTTGGAGTGAGCAAAAAGAAGGCGAAAAGATTAAGATACAGGTAACATCAGACGAGATAGAAGAAGCAGATTTTGTTGCTGATAATATATGGAGAATTCATAGAAAGCAAAACAAACCTTTTAAAGACTTTGCTGTATTATACAGAGCGAATGCACAAGCTCGTGCTATAGAGGATGCTTTAAATAGAAGTCAAATACCATATAATATATATGGAGGAACTAAATTCTATGAAAGAAAAGAAATAAAAGATTTAGTTGCATACTTAAGAGTTCTTCAAAATGTCCAAGATGATATATCTTTAAAGAGAATAATAAATGTTCCTAAAAGAGGAATTGGACTTAGAACAATAGAAAAAATAGAGGATAGAGCTAGCTTAAAGCAAGAGAGTATATTCTCCGTTCTTTTAGATGTAGATACTAACTCTGATATATCTACAAAAGCTAGAGCAAATATAAATGGATTTGTAGATTTAGTAGGAACTCTTAGAGTAATAAAGGATGCTTATTCAGTAAGTAAACTTATAGAGAAAGTTTTAGATGTTACTGGATATTTAGATGAACTTGAAAAAGATAAAAATGAAGACGCTCAAGACAGAATAGACAACTTAAAAGAGTTTATATCAATTGCTATTGAATTTGAAAATACTAGTGAAGAAAAAGATTTAGAAACATTTTTAACTAATGTAGCTCTTACTTCAACAGAAAGTGATGATGAAGAAAATGACAGAGTATCACTTATGACAATCCATACATCTAAGGGACTTGAGTTTCCAGTTGTTCATTTAGTTGGTATGGAAGAAGGATTATTCCCTATATCTAGAGCAGTAAGATCTATGAGTGAATCTGATATAGAGGAAGAAAGAAGACTTTGTTATGTTGGAATAACAAGAGCTAAAAAAGAACTTTTCATGACACTTACAAAGAAAAGAACTCTTTATGGAAAAACTAATCCATCTATACAATCTAGATTTATGGAAGAACTTCCAGAGGAGTGTATAGAAAAATTAAATAAAGAAGAACATGAATTAAGCTATTCTAAAGCTAATTACAATATATTAGATAAATATAAGCAAAAATATATGAAATCTATGAATAAGGCTAGTGTAGCAAATAAGGTACATGCCACTATAAAAGAAAATAAGCCAGAACCTACATCTGATGATATAAAATTAGGTTCAAAGGTTTATCATCCTAAATTTGGGGTAGGAACTGTAGTAGCAGCTGTTGGATCTGACTTAACAATAGCTTTTAATAATCAAGGTATAAAGAAGATAAATAAAGAATATACGACACTTGATTTATTATAA